The Metabacillus sediminilitoris genome window below encodes:
- a CDS encoding glycosyltransferase family 2 protein, which translates to MILIMTVYGGMIILSLSQIRKNYQLHEVVPYEDLLQSEFTKPVSILVPAYNESAGIYGTIRSLLSIEYPEYEMIIINDGSTDDTLEKLFMRFKLVKINRVVRKQLDTKEVKGVYQSTIYPHLIVLDKENGGKADALNAGINCSKYPYFCSLDGDSIIERNAFLKVLKPIIESDDEVIASGGSVRIANGCDIQNGELVSIGLSHKPIVIMQVIEYLRAFLTGRVGLSKNNLLLIVSGAFGVFSKRWVVEAGGYAHTVGEDMELVVRLHRLIKEKKVNKKIIYVPDPVCWTEAPESIKFLRRQRKRWHRGLFDSLWKHKKLLFNPKYGSIGLFAMPYFFFIEFLGPLIELIGYIILIISIFTGSIYIEYALLFFILAFIYGSIYSMAAVLLEEWTMERYPKVKHLTILFFISLTETFWYRPLTVLWRVEGMVEMVIGKKGWGEMIRKGVSND; encoded by the coding sequence ATGATCTTGATTATGACCGTTTATGGAGGCATGATCATACTCTCCCTTTCGCAAATACGAAAAAATTATCAATTGCATGAAGTGGTGCCATACGAAGATTTATTGCAGTCAGAGTTTACAAAACCAGTTTCTATCCTTGTTCCTGCCTATAATGAATCAGCTGGAATTTATGGCACGATAAGATCTCTATTAAGTATCGAATACCCTGAGTATGAAATGATCATTATCAATGACGGATCGACAGATGATACACTTGAAAAGCTCTTTATGAGATTTAAGCTTGTGAAAATCAATCGTGTCGTACGTAAACAGTTAGATACAAAAGAAGTAAAAGGTGTCTATCAATCAACCATTTATCCTCATCTTATCGTGTTAGATAAAGAAAACGGCGGGAAAGCCGATGCATTAAATGCAGGTATTAATTGTTCGAAATATCCTTATTTTTGTTCGCTCGATGGTGATTCAATTATTGAAAGAAATGCTTTTTTAAAAGTGTTAAAACCAATTATTGAGTCAGATGATGAAGTGATTGCATCTGGCGGTAGCGTTAGAATTGCAAACGGATGTGACATCCAAAATGGCGAACTTGTCAGTATAGGGCTATCACATAAACCAATTGTTATCATGCAAGTTATTGAATATTTACGTGCTTTTTTAACAGGACGTGTTGGGTTAAGTAAAAATAATCTTCTCCTCATTGTCTCAGGAGCTTTTGGTGTATTTTCGAAAAGGTGGGTTGTTGAGGCAGGCGGTTATGCCCATACAGTTGGAGAAGACATGGAGCTGGTTGTTCGGCTACACAGATTAATAAAAGAGAAAAAAGTAAATAAAAAAATAATTTATGTACCAGATCCGGTTTGTTGGACGGAAGCACCTGAATCCATTAAATTCCTCCGCAGGCAAAGGAAAAGATGGCATCGAGGTCTATTTGATAGTTTATGGAAGCATAAAAAATTGTTGTTTAATCCTAAATATGGATCAATTGGCTTGTTTGCCATGCCTTATTTCTTTTTTATAGAATTCTTAGGACCGTTAATTGAACTGATTGGTTATATTATCTTGATTATCTCAATTTTTACGGGAAGCATTTATATCGAATATGCGCTCTTATTTTTTATACTTGCATTCATTTACGGTTCAATCTACTCAATGGCAGCTGTTTTATTAGAGGAATGGACGATGGAAAGATATCCAAAGGTAAAGCATTTGACGATTTTATTTTTTATTTCACTCACTGAGACATTTTGGTATCGCCCATTAACTGTTTTATGGCGTGTTGAAGGAATGGTTGAAATGGTAATTGGTAAAAAGGGATGGGGAGAAATGATTAGAAAAGGTGTCTCAAATGACTAA
- a CDS encoding HEAT repeat domain-containing protein: MIDIGLAALFILLIVMLFILLSLFFYLMVKKHINNQLRQKINELKEIYRLKMFHYLQTGELHFLDSNQSEEKFIALIELLQEYSNVLDDSAVKKRISCIAKNHLTKYIEKQLKQRRWSLRMNALYLIEDFYMDHLRLTLHDIFKKKKTTNAEKTQILKLLAMFQDEKIVEYIKNLNHNISDFSLLSIFSNMEEDHIDRFVASFDELLLRLQYILIDTIGRKQLINHHSLLQRLVLQGEEEVRIRSLKAFANIGVPIDKKYVSPFFNSDSWQIRMMATKVAGVQRMEDYKGKLIERLSDREFVVRSEAAKAILRFKDGVDILTKVTEESEDMFAKDMAFEWLEKERGGYSY; encoded by the coding sequence ATGATAGACATTGGTTTAGCAGCCCTTTTTATATTGCTTATTGTCATGTTGTTCATTTTACTGAGCTTATTTTTTTATCTCATGGTTAAAAAACATATAAATAATCAACTGAGACAAAAAATAAATGAATTAAAGGAAATATACCGCTTGAAAATGTTTCACTATTTACAAACAGGTGAACTACATTTTCTAGATTCAAATCAGAGTGAAGAAAAATTCATCGCACTAATCGAACTGCTTCAAGAGTATTCAAATGTATTAGACGATTCTGCTGTAAAGAAAAGAATTAGTTGCATTGCTAAAAATCATTTGACAAAGTATATAGAAAAACAGCTCAAACAAAGACGATGGAGCCTCAGAATGAATGCTCTCTATTTAATTGAAGATTTTTATATGGATCATTTAAGGTTAACACTACATGACATATTCAAAAAGAAAAAAACGACGAATGCAGAAAAAACACAAATACTAAAGCTATTAGCAATGTTTCAAGATGAAAAAATAGTCGAGTATATTAAAAATTTGAATCATAACATATCAGATTTTTCATTGTTATCGATTTTCTCGAATATGGAAGAAGATCATATTGATCGGTTTGTTGCTAGTTTTGACGAACTTCTTTTAAGACTGCAATACATTCTAATTGATACGATCGGGAGAAAACAACTTATTAACCATCATTCTCTGCTGCAAAGGCTTGTTTTGCAAGGCGAAGAAGAAGTAAGAATCCGATCGTTAAAAGCATTTGCAAACATAGGTGTGCCAATTGATAAGAAATATGTTTCACCTTTTTTTAATTCAGATAGTTGGCAAATCAGGATGATGGCTACAAAGGTGGCTGGGGTACAAAGGATGGAAGATTATAAAGGAAAGTTAATTGAGCGACTATCCGATCGTGAATTCGTCGTTCGTTCTGAAGCAGCCAAAGCAATTTTACGCTTTAAGGATGGCGTGGACATCCTGACAAAAGTAACGGAAGAGTCTGAGGATATGTTTGCTAAGGATATGGCTTTTGAATGGCTAGAAAAGGAGCGCGGTGGTTATTCATATTAA
- a CDS encoding response regulator: MNKYLQILIKNVRKHLEAWLNNQERIQQKELYRFLHSIVGTASTIGFHKGGEIAQKLKSQLDENDEKEWLKEDLQEFLFPLISTFYYEEISNINEIVERKEELKDKKLILLIDDDTALLMYLKDELEKNDWLVIAVADPDRAINSYYDLNPDCVIIDIHMKNKSGLDVLIELKENMKQHFIPMIMISVDHTKETRMKSYQLGADDYIHKPLEMDEFMIRINRQIERKLAIEDLILLDDLTKVFNRKYLQRTYDRFVSSMKRNYKVFSIAMVDLDQFKQVNDTYGHIVGDKVLAGFAEIVRIRLRLNDVVIRYGGEEFLILFPETRANEAKIVLDRILAEFSKTPFKSMDDQSEFYCTFSAGIQEVYLDELDLKKNIDLADGALYEAKSEGRNQVRIVPVNNVRLHKKIVHIGIIDDDPIIRTMLQDLISKSKYTDGFSLDIQPFKDGMEFFESDWYLKKNEPYLIILDGMMPRMDGLEVLQKLRELRYHERFTIMMLTSRKSEQDISRALQLGADDYITKPFKLLELETRLGHLIKRMK, from the coding sequence ATGAATAAATATTTACAGATCTTGATTAAAAATGTTAGAAAACATCTTGAGGCATGGCTAAACAATCAGGAACGTATTCAACAAAAGGAGTTATATCGTTTCCTTCACTCGATTGTTGGGACGGCATCAACAATTGGCTTTCATAAAGGAGGAGAAATAGCTCAAAAGTTAAAGAGTCAATTGGATGAAAATGATGAAAAAGAATGGCTGAAGGAAGATCTGCAAGAGTTTTTATTTCCTTTAATTTCAACTTTTTATTATGAGGAAATTTCTAATATAAACGAGATCGTTGAACGGAAAGAGGAATTGAAAGATAAAAAGCTTATTTTGTTAATTGATGATGATACAGCATTACTAATGTACCTAAAAGATGAATTAGAGAAAAATGATTGGCTTGTGATTGCAGTGGCAGACCCGGACAGGGCTATTAATTCTTATTATGACTTAAACCCTGATTGTGTGATTATCGATATACACATGAAAAATAAAAGTGGGTTAGACGTTTTAATAGAGCTTAAGGAGAACATGAAACAGCATTTTATCCCAATGATCATGATCAGTGTTGATCATACAAAGGAAACGAGAATGAAAAGTTACCAATTAGGTGCGGATGATTATATTCATAAGCCATTGGAGATGGACGAATTTATGATCAGAATTAATCGTCAAATAGAAAGAAAACTGGCAATAGAGGACTTAATTTTATTGGATGATTTAACGAAAGTATTTAATCGTAAATATTTACAGAGAACATACGATCGTTTTGTAAGCAGCATGAAAAGAAACTATAAAGTATTTAGTATCGCAATGGTGGACCTCGATCAATTTAAACAAGTAAATGATACATATGGCCATATTGTAGGGGATAAAGTTTTAGCAGGATTTGCTGAAATCGTTAGAATTCGATTAAGGCTAAACGATGTTGTCATTCGTTATGGAGGAGAGGAGTTTCTTATCCTATTTCCGGAAACTCGAGCAAATGAAGCAAAGATTGTTCTTGACCGGATATTGGCAGAGTTTTCAAAAACACCATTTAAAAGTATGGACGATCAAAGTGAATTCTATTGTACTTTTTCAGCGGGCATACAAGAAGTTTATTTAGATGAACTAGATTTAAAAAAGAATATTGACCTTGCTGACGGAGCACTATATGAGGCAAAAAGTGAAGGCAGAAATCAGGTGAGAATAGTCCCTGTCAATAATGTTCGTCTCCATAAAAAAATCGTTCATATTGGCATTATTGATGATGACCCGATTATTCGCACGATGCTTCAAGATTTGATTAGTAAAAGTAAATATACAGATGGATTCTCGTTAGATATACAACCATTTAAGGATGGTATGGAATTTTTTGAATCAGATTGGTATTTAAAAAAGAATGAACCTTACTTAATTATTTTGGATGGGATGATGCCGCGGATGGATGGCCTGGAGGTTCTTCAGAAGTTAAGAGAACTTCGATACCACGAACGGTTTACAATCATGATGCTTACCTCTCGTAAAAGTGAGCAAGATATTTCAAGAGCCTTGCAGCTAGGTGCGGATGACTATATTACTAAGCCTTTTAAGTTATTGGAGCTGGAAACTCGCTTAGGGCATTTAATTAAGAGGATGAAATAG